In one Actinomyces trachealis genomic region, the following are encoded:
- a CDS encoding ATP-dependent Clp protease ATP-binding subunit: protein MFERFTDRARRVVVLAQDEARALSHNYIGTEHLLLGLIHEGEGVAAKALESMDISLDATRAQVIEIIGEGQSAPTGHIPFTPRAKKVLELSLREALQLSHNYIGTEHILLGLLREGEGVAAQVLTNLGADLSSVRQTVMQMLSGYEGKETVNAGGPSKEGTPSGSAILDQFGRNLTAAAREGKLDPVIGRFEERERVMQILSRRTKNNPVLIGEPGVGKTAVVEGLAQAIVHGDVPETLRDKHLYSLDMGSLVAGSRYRGDFEERLKKVLKEVRTRGDIILFIDEIHTLVGAGAAEGAVDAASILKPMLARGELQTIGATTLEEYRKIEKDAALERRFQPVTVEQPTIEETIAILKGLRDRYEAFHRVVITDEAIEAAAKLADRYVNDRFLPDKAIDLIDEAGARLRIRRMTAPPELREIDDQIAAVKREKESAIDDQDFERAAALRDDEHRLAEQRAAKEKAWKDGDLDQVAEVGENLIAEVLAMSTGIPVVKLTEAESAKLLNMEAELHKRIIGQDKAIEALSKSIRRTRAGLKDPKRPGGSFIFAGPTGVGKTELAKALAEFLFDDEAALIQLDMSEFAEKHTVSRLFGAPPGYVGYDEGGQLTEKVRRRPFSVVLFDEVEKAHPDIFNSLLQILEDGHLSDAQGRVVDFKNTVIIMTTNLGSKDIGKSVATGFQSSQGGTMDYEEMKNHVNRELKQQFRPEFLNRVDELIVFPQLTKPEVRQIVDLMIARLDKRLSEQDMTIALTDAAKELLAERGFDPVLGARPLRRAIQRDIEDALSEKILFGEIERGQKVMVDAQGEGLLGEFTFRGEPWTDRMKADDAAVAAAEATVAAVDEAQGGTVGAVLGGDAEGGADGATDAAVGDDAIVRET from the coding sequence GTGTTTGAACGCTTTACGGACCGCGCCCGCCGAGTAGTCGTCTTGGCCCAGGACGAGGCGCGCGCGCTGAGCCACAACTACATTGGCACAGAGCACCTCCTGCTTGGTCTCATCCACGAGGGGGAGGGCGTAGCCGCCAAGGCCCTAGAGTCCATGGACATTTCCCTGGACGCCACCCGCGCCCAGGTCATCGAGATCATCGGTGAGGGGCAGTCGGCCCCCACCGGCCACATTCCCTTCACCCCGCGCGCCAAGAAGGTGCTGGAACTTTCCCTGCGGGAGGCCCTACAGCTCTCCCACAACTACATCGGCACGGAGCACATCCTGCTGGGCCTGCTGCGCGAGGGGGAGGGGGTGGCTGCCCAGGTCCTGACCAACCTGGGGGCGGACCTGTCCTCCGTCCGTCAGACCGTCATGCAGATGCTCTCCGGCTACGAGGGCAAGGAGACGGTTAATGCGGGCGGTCCCTCCAAGGAGGGCACCCCCTCTGGGTCTGCGATTCTGGACCAGTTCGGCCGCAACCTGACTGCCGCCGCCCGTGAGGGCAAGCTGGACCCAGTCATTGGCCGTTTTGAGGAGCGGGAACGGGTCATGCAGATCCTTTCCCGGCGCACCAAGAACAACCCGGTGCTGATTGGTGAGCCTGGTGTGGGCAAGACCGCTGTTGTCGAAGGGCTGGCGCAGGCGATCGTCCACGGTGATGTCCCTGAGACGCTGCGCGACAAGCACCTGTACTCCCTGGACATGGGTTCCCTGGTGGCAGGCTCCCGCTACCGCGGCGACTTTGAGGAGCGGCTCAAGAAGGTGCTCAAGGAGGTGCGCACCCGCGGCGACATCATCCTGTTCATTGACGAGATCCACACCCTGGTGGGTGCTGGTGCCGCCGAGGGGGCGGTGGACGCCGCCAGCATCCTCAAGCCCATGCTGGCCCGTGGGGAGCTGCAGACGATCGGCGCCACCACCCTGGAGGAGTACCGCAAGATTGAGAAGGACGCGGCCCTGGAGCGCCGCTTCCAGCCGGTGACCGTAGAACAACCCACTATCGAGGAGACCATCGCGATCCTCAAGGGATTGCGCGACCGTTACGAGGCTTTCCACCGGGTGGTGATCACCGACGAGGCTATTGAGGCCGCCGCCAAGCTCGCGGACCGCTACGTCAACGACCGTTTCCTGCCGGACAAGGCCATCGACTTGATCGACGAGGCCGGGGCCCGCCTACGTATCCGCCGCATGACCGCCCCGCCAGAGCTGCGGGAGATCGACGACCAGATCGCCGCCGTCAAGCGGGAGAAAGAGTCCGCGATCGATGACCAGGATTTCGAGCGCGCCGCCGCCCTGCGTGACGACGAGCACCGCCTGGCTGAGCAGCGTGCCGCCAAGGAGAAGGCCTGGAAGGACGGGGACCTGGACCAGGTCGCCGAGGTGGGCGAGAACCTGATTGCCGAGGTGTTGGCCATGAGCACCGGCATCCCGGTGGTCAAACTGACTGAGGCAGAGTCCGCCAAGCTGCTGAACATGGAGGCTGAGCTACATAAGCGGATCATCGGCCAGGACAAGGCTATTGAGGCCCTGTCCAAGTCGATCCGCCGCACCCGCGCGGGTTTGAAGGACCCCAAGCGTCCCGGTGGCTCTTTCATCTTCGCTGGCCCTACCGGCGTCGGTAAGACTGAGCTGGCCAAGGCCTTAGCTGAGTTCCTATTTGACGACGAGGCTGCGCTCATCCAGCTGGACATGTCTGAGTTCGCGGAGAAGCACACCGTCTCCAGGCTCTTCGGTGCGCCCCCTGGTTACGTCGGTTATGACGAGGGCGGTCAGCTGACTGAGAAGGTGCGCCGCCGCCCCTTCTCCGTGGTGCTTTTTGACGAGGTGGAGAAGGCGCACCCGGACATTTTCAACTCGCTGTTGCAGATCCTGGAGGACGGTCACCTGTCTGACGCCCAGGGCCGCGTGGTGGATTTCAAGAACACTGTGATCATCATGACCACGAACCTTGGTTCCAAGGACATCGGCAAGTCGGTGGCCACCGGCTTCCAGTCCTCCCAGGGCGGGACCATGGACTACGAGGAGATGAAGAACCACGTTAACCGCGAACTGAAGCAGCAGTTCCGGCCCGAGTTCCTCAACCGTGTGGATGAGCTGATCGTCTTCCCGCAGCTGACCAAGCCGGAGGTGCGTCAGATCGTCGATTTGATGATCGCCCGCCTGGACAAGCGTCTGTCCGAGCAGGACATGACCATCGCCTTGACCGACGCCGCTAAGGAGCTGCTGGCCGAGCGCGGCTTCGATCCGGTGCTCGGTGCCCGCCCGCTGCGCCGCGCTATTCAGCGCGACATTGAGGATGCCCTGAGTGAGAAGATCCTTTTCGGGGAGATCGAGCGCGGGCAGAAGGTCATGGTTGATGCCCAGGGTGAGGGCCTGTTGGGGGAGTTCACCTTCCGCGGCGAGCCTTGGACGGACCGCATGAAGGCCGACGACGCCGCCGTCGCTGCCGCTGAAGCCACGGTCGCTGCCGTGGACGAGGCCCAGGGTGGCACAGTTGGTGCTGTGCTTGGTGGCGACGCCGAGGGTGGTGCTGACGGAGCTACTGACGCTGCTGTTGGTGACGACGCCATTGTCCGCGAGACCTGA